One Jannaschia sp. GRR-S6-38 genomic window carries:
- a CDS encoding ArsJ-associated glyceraldehyde-3-phosphate dehydrogenase, whose amino-acid sequence MKVFLNGLGRIGKLVLRELLDHPNSVEIVGLNDVAGDAAQHALLLEVDSVHGRWPRDVRAEGDTLAIGDTRLPLTAHARLEDLPLDRVDLVIDCTGRFKTAAALAPLAERVAHVVVSAPVPVADGLNLVYGVNQDAFDGSQRIVTAASCTTNCLAPVISVLMSEFGMRHGSFTTIHDVTNTQTIVDRPHKDPRRARSALQNLIPTTTGSARAIMAIFPELEGRLTGHAVRVPLLNASLTDCAFEMARPVTADAVHAAFRAAEAGPMAGILGIEDRPLVSTDYRGDRRSAVIDALSTRVVQGTHLKLCAWYDNEFGYAVRLADIVRMIAA is encoded by the coding sequence ATGAAGGTATTCCTCAACGGGCTGGGGCGGATCGGCAAGCTGGTGCTGCGCGAGCTGCTGGACCATCCGAATAGCGTCGAGATCGTGGGCCTGAACGACGTGGCGGGCGACGCCGCGCAGCATGCGCTGCTGCTGGAAGTCGACTCGGTCCACGGCCGCTGGCCGCGGGACGTGCGGGCTGAAGGCGACACGCTGGCCATCGGTGACACCAGGCTGCCGCTGACGGCCCACGCCCGGCTCGAGGATCTGCCGCTCGACCGGGTCGACCTGGTGATCGACTGCACCGGACGCTTCAAGACGGCCGCGGCGCTGGCCCCGCTGGCGGAGCGCGTGGCCCATGTCGTCGTCTCGGCGCCTGTGCCCGTCGCGGACGGGTTGAACCTGGTCTACGGGGTCAACCAGGACGCCTTCGACGGCAGCCAGCGGATCGTCACCGCCGCCTCCTGCACGACGAATTGCCTGGCGCCGGTCATCTCGGTGCTGATGTCGGAATTCGGCATGCGGCATGGCAGCTTCACGACGATCCACGACGTGACCAACACGCAGACCATCGTCGACCGCCCGCACAAGGACCCACGGCGCGCGCGCTCGGCCCTGCAGAACCTGATCCCGACCACGACGGGCTCGGCCCGGGCGATCATGGCGATCTTTCCGGAGCTCGAGGGCCGGCTGACCGGCCACGCCGTGCGCGTGCCGCTGCTCAACGCGTCGCTGACCGATTGCGCCTTCGAGATGGCGCGGCCGGTCACCGCGGACGCGGTCCACGCCGCCTTCCGCGCCGCTGAGGCCGGGCCGATGGCGGGCATCCTGGGAATCGAGGACCGCCCGCTCGTCTCGACCGATTACCGCGGCGACCGGCGCTCGGCCGTCATCGACGCGCTGTCGACGCGCGTGGTGCAGGGCACGCATCTGAAGCTCTGCGCCTGGTACGACAACGAATTCGGCTACGCCGTGCGGCTGGCCGATATCGTGCGCATGATCGCGGCGTGA